DNA from Syntrophorhabdaceae bacterium:
CATTCTATCATACTCTTTATCCTTCATGACACCAAAAATGAGGATTTTCTTCCTGTCCCCGTAACGAGCCTTCATAAACTCTGTAAGGACGTGGATACCGCTGGGGTTATGGGCCCCGTCAATGAGGACCGTCGGTCTTTGCCTGACCTCTTCCAGTCTTCCCCGGCACTGGATACGGGACAGGACATCATATATGGTAATGTCCCGGACAGGAAAACCGCGGGTTGAGAGGACATCAACAGCGCAGAGGGCAATGGCGCCGTTTGCAAGCTGATGGTCACCCTTCAGGTTTACCCGGACACCCTCGAGCGTCCTTGACGGACCCTGATAAGACATGACCTGCTCACCGGTCTTTTCATAAAAAAAATTCCTGCCGAGACTATAGACAGGGCTTTCAAGCCTTTTTGCAACCTCGTCTATAACACCCAGCGGGATATCTGCCGCACCGGTCACCACCGGTATCCCCTTCTTGATGATCCCCGCCTTTTCCCCGGCAATGGCTTCAATGGTGTTCCCGAGGTATTCCATATGGTCATGGGCGATATTGGTAATGACGCTCACCAGCGGTTCGATAACGTTCGTCGAGTCAAGCCTCCCCCCGAGCCCCGTTTCGATAACCGCAATATCCACCTTCTTTCTCCTGAAATACTCGAAGGCAATGGCTGTGGTAAAATCGAAGAAGGTAAAAAACCGGTTCCTGTCTTCTTTTTGTATCCCGTCCCGGATATACTCTGTGAGTTCGGCAACCTCCTCTTCCCTGATCTCCTCTCCGTTGACGGTAATCCTTTCGGTAAATGACACGAGATGGGGGGAGGTATAGGCGCCGGCAGAATATCCCTCTTTACGGAGCATGCCGGTGATCATACCTGTCACGGAGCCCTTGCCGTTCGTGCCTGCGATATGGACTGTCTTCAGTGCCTTATGAGGATTTTTCATGATATTGAGTATCCACGAAATATTCTCGAGCCCGAATACCATCCCGAACCTTTCGAGCCCGTAGAGGTACTCAAGGGCAGCAGAATAATCTCTCATGTTATATGTGAGAGTAATGTGTAGAGCCTTTTTTTCAGTTCTTTTCTTGGTACTATCATATCGATCATACCATGTTCCAGGAGATACTCTGCCCTCTGAAATCCATGAGGGAGTTCCTCTTTAATGGTCTCTTTAATAACCCTCGGACCGGCAAATCCGATCATTGCCTTTGGTTCCGCAATGATCACATCGCCCAGCATACCCATGCTCGCCGTGACACCACCCAGTGTGGGATCGGTCAGAACCGTTATATAAGGAAGACCCTGCGACTTGAGGTTATAGATAGC
Protein-coding regions in this window:
- a CDS encoding bifunctional folylpolyglutamate synthase/dihydrofolate synthase, with the protein product MRDYSAALEYLYGLERFGMVFGLENISWILNIMKNPHKALKTVHIAGTNGKGSVTGMITGMLRKEGYSAGAYTSPHLVSFTERITVNGEEIREEEVAELTEYIRDGIQKEDRNRFFTFFDFTTAIAFEYFRRKKVDIAVIETGLGGRLDSTNVIEPLVSVITNIAHDHMEYLGNTIEAIAGEKAGIIKKGIPVVTGAADIPLGVIDEVAKRLESPVYSLGRNFFYEKTGEQVMSYQGPSRTLEGVRVNLKGDHQLANGAIALCAVDVLSTRGFPVRDITIYDVLSRIQCRGRLEEVRQRPTVLIDGAHNPSGIHVLTEFMKARYGDRKKILIFGVMKDKEYDRMLQEIVPSMDTIILTKPNMERALAPSLMKAHAKDAIITEDTRNALRIAKTLSGEDDLILITGSFYTIGEAKTIIHEIF